The genomic DNA AGAAATTGGGATACAACGAATTTGAAAAATTGCTGGTTCTATATTTCTCTGACAGCGGTTATGAGGTTGAACATGTTGGTAAGGGTGGGAGGGATAGAGGAGTCGACCTGGTTTTAACGGATACGAGGACTAGAGAGCGTATTGCTGTACAAGCGAAACATTATTCATATGGCCCTGTTGGACCTGAAACGGTTCGCGCTTTACGCACATCACAATCATATTATTCGTGTGTGGAGTCGATCTTGATCACGTCAAATGATATTACAGCTGGAGCTCGTGAAGAGGCTGAACGGTGGTGTATCAAGTGCTGGCATGGGACAGCATTAACAATGAGGTTAGAGAGGTGGGGCAAGTGGAGTCCCAAGAAGCATGTTAAGAAGAAAGCGTGAAGTATAACACGATAATTTGTAAGCTGCAGAGGAGGACGGGGTGTTCGGAAGGCCATAGTAGACATGGATTACTTTCATA from Alicyclobacillus curvatus includes the following:
- a CDS encoding restriction endonuclease produces the protein MNITSGEWEYIGLLFGGIISGIGFRKIDTMSKRSKRSRGSAGKKTTQKIKKTGKVNAHNSAVVRSDDIILRTSLEKLGYNEFEKLLVLYFSDSGYEVEHVGKGGRDRGVDLVLTDTRTRERIAVQAKHYSYGPVGPETVRALRTSQSYYSCVESILITSNDITAGAREEAERWCIKCWHGTALTMRLERWGKWSPKKHVKKKA